From the Penaeus chinensis breed Huanghai No. 1 chromosome 28, ASM1920278v2, whole genome shotgun sequence genome, one window contains:
- the LOC125040108 gene encoding general transcription factor 3C polypeptide 1-like isoform X3, translated as MSCQGLQYIVDLEDEIALEGLDGITLEALWTRLKQRPNFEGNMPIDSDSKAFLWSLIVQDEEISLFQLPTPREKLEIFNRYEHMDPELGIVLEPEEEPKDIYPFHPVEDDSEGVRGSCKMFHERVNVSDSASLLTLAEVEKEYGEKLVLVASQMLRNKALCISACIDKFYDLTLTQYIILERIGRSRRMGEITQGKISLAAMGDNPKSMFYHRKRLLKLNLITKQPHQQKGNKGQTYNGSLLHLTRFYVERRSKFIMMIQRAVEILKLKPGYCAPYTAVKEEMGMPETSCRKLFKSTEFQRYIKNVTAPYRKVYPDASPSQWRCKGKDAEKFVRIMELINPKIDPMEVCKAEEVAEEDEEDDSYPGILDQHRVVWGIGLLQQAYKVVEEAGPEGVSQSDMARLLGQTKLDSRTICRNLQRRNTVHSLMKDVGRQRVSRYVSHKFARTGHLTQEFRKERQRMMAMMEANKAEVCGPSTSKEGEVSRVLESNSLEGVEVGLEMLTGGRVSIPKSKGMNLDTSSLAKEAEQNQKKRQNNDDDGDSKNKGFVRMLEEIRLTYNNQRRNSPHVTTRMMKRANMIIETVGSIKVIDDAFKLQKMIVQAESEEGYAVKMDKKSLNRLLDKLSKGGFVKNIIVKLKCNTMVKVVQFVVHPSITFESPHLKSAIEQQKLKFLASAPDTKREAEGGGGGGSGSGKGGATGGPESTKVKVKSESSAAKMVKKALSEDNERMNKSSVGASMQELKQMHQVSTTAVPAPEVEAGVASAVVKKEAGVKGSLGPKFVRMCELHKLLFYLVYGYSGKEDMDQVEAWQTIASSSPEAQIHAEDLSAYPMVYYAELSWKMFIPPLPNHMNSESGWAFVCDVLLRLPLCIFVRLVSICHYSSEIDAFMNHPIKRNLLVKYLPPHLRQALLQGRRYVTYVIDLINRLCYVGLLQYGHQIMKEKDQVFIYVNRHASLIDTTTSGPGYHQISADKEYVRKEYYFSCLQDVLQYWYDMWTISMHTPLGGHNCMQGKKITIQILDRKPQIIESLTARSTEEAPARDNGSIPGDGRGAGGLDSAMFAHLKRNWSSNSGHSASARPSALLPPNTEGGERATYEGTISYTQYLMNTTHPSTDNTSAKPRLAGLRNVKLSVYKPRMGTDGKTLEIPVGMVPRAPRGRKRKREGASTSESETPPVKLKRSGRQGKSNRPASYQRELKMRKKSPKKPYYDEEDRAALRRMNKLRVDWSSAEDSFLLLCKVASCFLFPNIRSQMITFSLVRDMLHERFPESLNKTSRACQRRINYIMKNPTTEDNVAIFLEEVRQDPGIVADFKSPRVPRNKKNIESVYATMFRSLMQRLVVKFASSESRQCPDLPPSIEEFHQRFRIIMASSSLRNKLKFRPVVNVSDIDFHIVNTLIYSSLCSKHDRESYAYQLYLAYQQYPQALLNAVLTRMRQDQMISYKKCYNRSQVAQTCLPLSTSPFQLSVTYHHVFNFKYQYEIYSQAWQMLKQLITKKHKAIVDNVSYKQSLRESCLITEEETDITDSTADGPAQAPAPASHKAEKVIGSMDIGSGFQEKGVPVVILHEGGYCATIVALLATKRIIFDITIPEQIIMMDQQQRLMEDQHQSLLRRFSSHSQMAGKEVGDSLGGFDVAPSCSMEPRGDVTAGTKGTHIVKERLKEMAKLKAAAEEGTAAEPKAEGGKRKAVVKEEEQVKKARHEEGGNEEEEITTPCSPSLDQTNENSATVAVTEEQFAQPETTEENAQKLENTTAAEEMEESENPLQGTEDSNQLGDVSSLEGDDVDMSSTSQNKSQSSASRLGLYMMRDQLTLAEVDQINIQHAQEHLVVNACEITIRLRAPPDLQDEVDEAIARDDLEVVDNLLLPLPKSVTAEALEKRRRVTLEIWNTLEDVSNKWREEGESEDFVEFVKETFEYIHSCREVGASICALKERYGQQCPWPVSYILYRMEEARLVLRVGVALVRWVTMAYTKPWLIHTNKITRGNRQSVKLQGVYKMNLEDPGKEAEAARGVDGAREGGLEVEELDGGVAEVQNETNVAMEDMATEDAATEGVTPEDIATESVTTEDAVTEGVLPEVMATVDAATGVTPEGVATAEAVTEGVTPEGITTEAVTAEDAATEGVTAEAITEDGTAIDSSPLETETGETFEDGNCSAISETPSTSTAATETATTAATTTEVIATATDATGATAAANTATEASTSVNGHVVTKSEPKASRRSQRISVKNEAGSQEASGEPSGTSVRHIHSCLAMRKRKYRKDEEASKEMERTIKQHHDTSDYEQISVAVRPWVRLNGTLNRRVLDRLLGAVLNLVMERPGISGRDIVCRFSPALQPAHTHDLLDTLVQIRCVVPLQLHRSHKPSLFADTVQYTLEPADLHDCEDEILYEPMVDAILKLAMFIGDKKYSQDFLSGDRR; from the exons ATGTCATGCCAAGGATTGCAGTACATTGTAGACCTGGAGGATGAAATCGCTCTGGAAGGACTGGATGGAATTACCTTGGAAG caCTATGGACTCGTCTCAAACAACGGCCCAACTTCGAGGGCAACATGCCCATTGACAGTGACAGCAAGGCGTTTTTGTGGTCGCTTATAGTCCAGGATGAGGAGATCTCCCTTTTCCAGCTGCCGACACCAAGAGAGAAGTTGGAGATTTTCAACCG ATACGAACACATGGACCCTGAGCTGGGCATCGTGCTGGAGCCGGAGGAGGAGCCGAAAGACATCTACCCGTTCCACCCCGTAGAGGATGACAGCGAAGGCGTGCGAGGGTCGTGCAAGATGTTCCACGAGCGCGTCAACGTATCCGATTCTGCCTCGTTGCTGACCCTGGCTGAGGTGGAAAAGGA GTATGGAGAGAAGCTGGTGCTCGTGGCCAGCCAGATGCTGCGAAACAAGGCCCTCTGCATCTCGGCCTGCATCGACAAGTTTTACGACCTGACGCTTACTCAGTACATCATTCTGGAGCGTATTGGCCGGTCTCGTCGCATGGGGGAAATCACACAAGGGAAG ATCAGCTTAGCAGCCATGGGCGACAACCCAAAATCGATGTTCTACCACCGCAAACGTCTGCTGAAGCTCAACCTGATCACCAAACAGCCACACCAGCAAAAGGGGAACAAGGGACAGACCTACAACGGCTCTCTGCTGCATCTCACaag ATTCTACGTAGAGAGGCGCTCAAAGTTCATCATGATGATCCAACGGGCAGTCGAGATCCTGAAGCTGAAACCAGGGTATTGCGCTCCTTATACCGCCGTCAAGGAAGAGATGGGAATGCCGGAGACCTCTTGCAGAAAGCTCTTTAAGAGTACGGAATTCCAGAG ATACATAAAGAATGTGACCGCCCCGTATCGCAAGGTGTACCCAGATGCCTCCCCCTCTCAGTGGCGTTGTAAGGGCAAGGATGCTGAGAAGTTTGTACGTATTATGGAGCTGATCAATCCCAAGATCGACCCTATGGAGGTGTGCAAGGCAGAGGAGGTGgccgaagaagacgaggaagatgaTTCCTATCCAGGCATACTCGACCAGCATAGG gtGGTCTGGGGCATTGGTCTCCTCCAGCAGGCCTACAAGGTGGTGGAAGAGGCTGGACCGGAAGGGGTGTCACAGTCAGACATGGCCCGCCTCCTGGGACAAACCAAGCTGGACTCGCGCACCATCTGCCGCAACCTCCAGCGCAGGAATACAGTACACTCGCTCATGAAGGATGTGGGGAGGCAGCGTGTGTCACGGTATGTGTCGCATAAGTTTGCGCGGACGGGACACCTCACCCAGGAGTTCCGcaaggagaggcagagaatgaTGGCCATGATGGAGGCCAATAAGGCAGAAGTGTGTGGGCCGTCTACGTCAAAGGAG GGAGAGGTTTCCCGCGTCTTGGAGTCGAATTCCCTAGAAGGAGTGGAGGTGGGGCTGGAGATGCTCACAGGAGGCAGAGTCAGCATCCCCAAATCAAAGGGGATGAACTTAGATACTTCCAGCCTCGCCAAGGAAGCAGAACAGAACCAAAAGAAACGACAGAACAACGACGATGATGGAGACAGCAAGAATAAAGG CTTCGTCCGAATGCTGGAGGAGATCCGGCTGACATACAACAACCAGCGGAGGAACTCGCCTCATGTCACAACGCGCATGATGAAGCGAGCCAACATGATTATTGAAACTGTTGGCTCGATCAAAGTCATTGATGATGCTTTCAAGTTGCAGAAGATGATTGTGCAG GCGGAATCTGAAGAAGGGTATGCAGTCAAGATGGACAAGAAGAGCCTGAACCGCCTGCTGGACAAGCTCTCCAAGGGCGGCTTCGTCAAAAACATCATCGTCAAGCTCAAGTGCAACACCATGGTCAAGGTGGTTCAGTTTGTGGTTCATCCCAGCATCACATTCG AAAGCCCACACCTCAAATCAGCCATCGAGCAACAGAAGCTGAAGTTCCTGGCCTCGGCACCCGACACCAAgcgggaggcagagggaggaggagggggagggagtggcagCGGGAAGGGAGGAGCAACGGGAGGTCCAGAGAGCaccaaagtcaaagtcaaaagtgAGAGCTCAGCGGCCAAGATGGTAAAGAAGGCCTTGAGTGAGGATAACGAACGAATGAACAAGAGCTCCGTCGGGGCCAGCATGCAAGAGCTCAAGCAGATGCACCAGGTGTCGACCACGGCAGTGCCTGCGCCTGAGGTCGAAGCAGGTGTTGCTTCAGCTGTGGTGAAGAAG GAGGCTGGAGTGAAGGGGAGCCTGGGGCCGAAATTCGTCCGCATGTGCGAGCTCCACAAGCTACTCTTCTACCTCGTCTACGGTTACTCCGGGAAAGAGGACATGGATCAAGTGGAAGCTTGGCAGACCATAGCCTCTTCGTCGCCAGAGGCCCAGATCCATGCAGAAGACCTGTCGGCTTATCCTATGGTTTATTATGCAGAACTCTCATGGAA AATGTTTATCCCGCCATTGCCAAACCATATGAACTCAGAGAGCGGCTGGGCCTTTGTGTGCGATGTGCTACTCCGGTTGCCACTCTGCATATTCGTCCGCCTTGTCAGTATCTGCCACTATTCGAGTGAGATCGATGCCTTCATGAACCATCCCATCAAGAGAAACCTGCTGGTGAAATACCTCCCACCGCACCTCCGCCAGGCCCTTCTACAAGGACGGCGTTATGTCACTTATGTGATTGACCTGATCAATCGCCTGTGTTATGTGG GCTTGCTCCAGTATGGCCACCAGATCATGAAGGAAAAAGACCAGGTGTTCATCTACGTCAATCGCCATGCCAGCCTCATCGACACAACCACTTCGGGTCCTGGGTACCACCAGATCTCAGCCGACAAGGAATACGTCCGGAAGGAGTACTACTTCTCTTGCTTACAGGATGTGCTTCAGTACTG GTATGACATGTGGACCATCTCAATGCACACACCTCTTGGCGGCCACAACTGCATGCAAGGGAAGAAGATTACAATACAGATTTTGGACCGTAAACCACAGATCATTGAGTCACTCACTGCACGCAGTACAGAAGAGGCTCCAGCAAG AGACAATGGCAGCATCCCAGGTGATGGCCGAGGGGCAGGAGGACTCGACTCTGCCATGTTTGCCCATCTGAAGCGCAACTGGTCCTCGAACTCAGGTCACTCGGCTTCAGCAAGACCCTCAGCACTCCTGCCGCCCAATactgaggggggggagagggccacGTACGAAGGGACAATCTCGTACACGCAGTACCTGATGAACACAACGCACCCCTCAACAGATAACACATCAGCCAAGCCCCGACTGGCTGGCTTACGGAATGTCAAACTATCTGTATATAAG CCTCGCATGGGGACTGACGGCAAGACCCTGGAGATCCCCGTGGGCATGGTCCCTCGAGCTCCACGAGGACGCAAACGCAAGCGAGAAGGCGCGTCGACGTCAGAGTCTGAGACTCCTCCTGTCAA GTTGAAGCGAAGCGGACGGCAAGGCAAGAGCAACAGGCCGGCCAGTTACCAACGGGAGCTTAAAATGCGCAAAAAGTCTCCCAAGAAACCTTACTACGACGAAGAAGACCGTGCAGCCCTACGGAGGATGAATAAACT ACGAGTCGACTGGTCCTCCGCCGAAGACTCGTTCCTGCTGCTGTGCAAAGTGgcctcctgtttcctcttcccgAACATCCGAAGCCAGATGATCACCTTCAGCCTTGTGAGAGACATGCTACACGAACGCTTCCCGGAATCCCTCAATAAGACATCGCGTGCCTGCCAGAGGAGGATCAACTACATCATGAAGAACCCAACGACGGAAGATAATGTGGCTATCTTCCTGGAGGAGGTGCGCCAGGATCCGGGCATTGTGGCGGATTTTAAG AGTCCAAGAGTGCCCCGCAACAAGAAGAACATTGAGAGTGTGTATGCCACTATGTTCCGATCCCTCATGCAGCGACTGGTGGTGAAGTTTGCCTCAAGTGAGTCTCGACAGTGCCCTGACCTGCCGCCCTCTATTGAGGAGTTTCACCAGCGTTTCCGCATCATCATGGCTTCGTCCTCACTCCGCAACAAGCTCAAGTTCCGCCCAGTCGTCAACGTGTCGGATATCGATTTCCATATTGTCAATACGCTTATCTAT AGTTCACTTTGCTCCAAGCACGACCGCGAATCGTATGCATATCAGCTGTATCTGGCATACCAACAGTACCCCCAGGCACTCCTCAATGCAGTTTTAACCCGCATGCGGCAAGACCAGATGATCAGCTACAAGAAGTGTTATAACAGGTCACAGGTAGCACAGACTTGCCTGCCGCTGTCCACCTCTCCTTTCCAGCTGTCGGTCACATATCATCATGTCTTTAATTTCAAG TACCAGTACGAGATCTATAGCCAGGCATGGCAGATGCTGAAGCAGCTGATTACCAAGAAGCATAAAGCCATTGTTGATAACGTGAGCTACAAGCAGAGTCTGAGAGAGAGCTGCCTCATTACAGAGGAGGAGACTGACATCACAGATAGCACAGCTGATGGACCTGCACaggctcctgctcctgcttctcaCAAGGCCGAAAAAGTGATCGGCAGCATGGACATTGGCAGTGGATTCCAAGAGAAGGGCGTTCCGGTGGTGATTCTACACGAGGGCGGCTACTGTGCCACCATTGTTGCCCTCCTGGCCACCAAACGCATCATCTTTGACATCACCATCCCGGAGCAGATCATCATGATGGACCAGCAGCAGCGCTTAATGGAGGACCAGCACCAGTCCCTCTTGCGGCGGTTCTCGTCACATTCGCAGATGGCCGGTAAGGAGGTAGGAGACTCCCTGGGAGGCTTCGACGTGGCACCTTCTTGCAGCATGGAGCCCAGGGGCGATGTCACCGCTGGCACCAAGGGCACTCACATTGTCAAGGAGAGACTCAAGGAGATGGCCAAGTTgaaagcagcagcagaagaaggcACGGCTGCAGAGCCAAAGGCAGAAGGAGGTAAAAGAAAAGCAGtcgtgaaggaagaggaacaagtgAAAAAGGCAAGACATGAAGAAGGAggcaatgaagaggaagagataaccaCACCCTGTTCACCATCGCTTGATCAGACAAATGAAAACAGTGCAACAGTTGCTGTCACTGAGGAACAGTTTGCCCAGCCAGAGACTACTGAGGAGAATGCCCAGAAACTTGAAAACACCACAGCTGCTGAAGAGATGGAGGAATCAGAGAACCCATTGCAAGGGACGGAGGACAGCAACCAGCTAGGGGATGTATCGTCGCTTGAAGGCGATGATGTCGATATGAGCAGTACATCT CAAAACAAAAGCCAGTCCTCAGCCTCCCGCCTCGGCCTTTACATGATGCGAGACCAGCTGACCCTGGCAGAGGTGGACCAGATCAACATCCAGCACGCCCAGGAGCACCTCGTGGTCAACGCCTGCGAAATCACCATCCGCCTCCGAGCGCCTCCAGACCTGCAGGATGAGGTGGATGAGGCCATTGCAAGGGATGATCTTGAGGTGGTGGATAATCTCCTGCTCCCACTCCCCAAGAGTGTGACTGCGGAGGccttggagaagaggaggag AGTAACGCTGGAGATTTGGAACACACTGGAGGACGTTTCGAacaagtggagagaggagggtgagagtgaggactTCGTGGAATTCGTAAAGGAGACATTTGAGTACATCCACTCCTGCAGGGAGGTCGGGGCATCTATCTGCGCTCTCAAG GAGAGATACGGCCAGCAGTGCCCCTGGCCAGTCAGCTACATCCTCTACCGCATGGAGGAGGCCAGGTTGGTGCTACGGGTGGGCGTGGCGCTGGTCAGGTGGGTCACGATGGCCTACACGAAGCCCTGGCTCATCCACACCAATAAAATCACGAG AGGGAATCGCCAGAGCGTCAAACTCCAGGGCGTGTACAAGATGAATCTGGAGGACCCcgggaaggaggcggaggcggcccGGGGCGTCGACGGAGCCAGAGAGGGCGGACTGGAGGTCGAGGAGCTGGATGGAGGCGTTGCG GAGGTGCAGAACGAAACCAACGTGGCAATGGAAGATATGGCAACGGAGGACGCGGCAACAGAAGGCGTGACACCGGAAGACATTGCAACGGAAAGTGTGACAACGGAAGACGCGGTAACGGAAGGCGTGTTGCCGGAAGTCATGGCAACGGTAGACGCGGCAACAGGAGTGACACCGGAAGGCGTGGCAACGGCAGAGGCGGTAACAGAAGGCGTAACACCGGAAGGCATAACAACGGAAGCTGTGACAGCGGAAGACGCGGCAACAGAAGGCGTGACAGCGGAGGCCATAACAGAAG ATGGCACGGCGATCGACTCCTCGCCCCTCGAGACCGAAACCGGGGAAACCTTCGAAGACGGCAACTGCAGCGCCATCTCGGAGACGCCTTCGACATCGACGGCAGCGACAGAGACTGCAactacagcagcaacaacaacagaagtaaTTGCAACAGCAACAGATGCAACtggagcaacagcagcagcaaataCAGCAACGGAAGCAAGTACTAGTGTCAACGGACACGTGGTTACAAAGAGTGAACCAAAGGCTTCGAGGCGGTCGCAGAGGATTTCTGTCAAGAACGAGG ccGGAAGCCAAGAGGCGTCGGGCGAGCCCAGCGGGACGTCGGTGCGCCACATCCACTCCTGCCTGGCCATGCGGAAGCGGAAATACCGGAAGGACGAGGAGGCTTccaaggagatggagaggacgaTCAAACAGCATCACGAtac GTCCGACTACGAGCAGATCAGCGTGGCCGTGCGGCCGTGGGTCCGGCTGAACGGCACGCTGAACCGGCGGGTCCTGGACCGCCTGCTGGGGGCCGTGCTCAACCTGGTGATGGAGCGGCCGGGCATCAGCGGCAGGGACATCGTGTGCCGCTTCTCGCCCGCCCTGCAGCCCGCCCACACCCACGACCTGCTCGACACGCTGGTCCAGATCCGCTGCGTTGTGCCCCTGCAGCTGCACCGCTCGCACAAGCCCTCGCTCTTCGCGGACACCGTCCAGTACACGCTCg aACCGGCGGATCTGCACGATTGCGAAGACGAAATCCTGTACGAGCCGATGGTCGACGCCATTTTGAAACTGGCCATGTTCATCGGCGACAAGAAATATTCTCAGGATTTCCTTTCCGGAGATCGGAGATGa